From one Verrucomicrobiota bacterium genomic stretch:
- a CDS encoding PEP-CTERM sorting domain-containing protein, with the protein MRKTLNATALMVCLYAGSYSLNAAITFNDIESWVGSGSNEAALVIDWNDGKIQESWIWGYRWDGLAYGADMLGAIADADPNLTISFGGTVESNFFLLSIDYFDGSENHSGVSDFAPDSWGYYLGTGSDFSSVLWEISPVGASPSQFGDDSFPGRVLTDGVWDAWSFGPTDPQTFDHLAPPNTEPLAAQIVPEPSTYALLILGACVLGVMIRKGKRVNE; encoded by the coding sequence ATGAGAAAAACGTTAAATGCCACGGCTTTGATGGTATGTCTATACGCAGGTTCATATTCACTGAATGCTGCTATCACCTTTAATGATATTGAGAGTTGGGTTGGTTCAGGTTCAAATGAAGCGGCGCTAGTTATCGATTGGAATGATGGAAAAATCCAAGAGTCCTGGATTTGGGGCTACCGCTGGGATGGACTTGCTTATGGGGCGGATATGCTTGGTGCCATAGCTGACGCTGACCCTAATTTAACTATTTCATTCGGAGGAACAGTCGAGAGTAACTTCTTCCTACTTTCAATAGATTATTTTGATGGTAGTGAAAACCATTCTGGGGTTAGTGATTTTGCTCCAGATTCCTGGGGCTATTACCTGGGAACTGGGAGTGATTTTTCTAGTGTGTTATGGGAAATATCTCCTGTAGGAGCTTCTCCAAGCCAATTCGGTGATGATTCATTCCCTGGACGTGTTTTAACAGATGGTGTTTGGGACGCTTGGAGTTTTGGCCCAACAGATCCTCAAACTTTCGATCATTTAGCCCCGCCTAATACTGAGCCACTAGCTGCGCAAATCGTTCCAGAGCCGTCAACCTATGCTCTCCTAATTTTAGGGGCTTGTGTCCTAGGAGTAATGATTAGGAAAGGCAAAAGAGTCAATGAATAA